Proteins from a genomic interval of Cardiobacteriaceae bacterium TAE3-ERU3:
- a CDS encoding 5-(carboxyamino)imidazole ribonucleotide synthase — protein sequence MKIGILGGGQLGRMFLQAAANYPCSISVLDPAADAPSATMADHFVQGDFNDEQTVLDFARDLDVVGIEIEHVSVAALRKLKDQGKRVIPEPRVLEMIQDKGTQKQFYADRGIATQDFYLIAGCDELDLERIPLPFVQKARTGGYDGKGVQVLRSEEDLEKLWDIPSVIEAMCPIAKEVAVFVATDGAGDVICYPVVEMLFNDALNLVDVVKAPAIIKDHQRERIMALAEDTVLALASPGVFAVEMFIDTEGEVWVNETAPRVHNSAHLTIEACPSSQFDQMWRILANQPLGTVQLYRPAAMVNLIGADGHQGEAVMPHLDMLLGMDEVSVHWYGKSETRPGRKMGHVTVLAASDEVLMQKVEKIKSYAEVSARG from the coding sequence ATGAAAATTGGTATTCTTGGCGGCGGTCAACTGGGGCGGATGTTCTTGCAAGCAGCTGCCAATTATCCTTGCTCGATCAGCGTGCTTGATCCTGCAGCTGATGCGCCCTCAGCAACGATGGCTGATCACTTTGTTCAGGGTGACTTTAACGACGAGCAGACGGTGCTTGATTTTGCTCGTGATCTTGATGTGGTTGGTATTGAAATTGAGCATGTCAGCGTTGCTGCGCTGCGCAAGCTGAAAGATCAGGGTAAGCGCGTTATTCCCGAGCCACGTGTGCTGGAAATGATTCAGGACAAGGGTACACAAAAGCAGTTTTATGCAGATCGAGGCATTGCCACTCAGGACTTTTATCTGATTGCCGGCTGTGATGAGCTAGATCTGGAGCGCATTCCATTGCCTTTTGTGCAGAAAGCACGCACTGGCGGCTATGACGGTAAAGGCGTGCAAGTGCTGCGCAGTGAAGAGGACTTGGAAAAACTGTGGGATATCCCTTCGGTGATTGAAGCGATGTGCCCGATTGCCAAGGAAGTAGCAGTGTTCGTCGCGACAGATGGTGCTGGCGATGTGATCTGTTATCCAGTGGTGGAAATGCTGTTCAATGATGCGCTTAATTTGGTCGATGTCGTCAAGGCACCGGCCATCATTAAGGATCACCAACGCGAACGGATCATGGCATTGGCCGAAGATACCGTCTTGGCGCTGGCTAGCCCTGGTGTCTTTGCAGTAGAAATGTTTATTGATACGGAAGGTGAAGTTTGGGTCAATGAAACCGCACCGCGTGTCCACAATAGTGCGCATTTGACTATTGAGGCTTGCCCAAGTTCACAGTTTGACCAGATGTGGCGTATTCTCGCTAATCAGCCACTCGGTACGGTACAGCTCTATCGCCCAGCAGCAATGGTTAACCTGATTGGTGCAGATGGACATCAAGGAGAGGCGGTGATGCCGCACCTTGATATGCTGCTAGGTATGGATGAAGTATCGGTTCATTGGTACGGTAAATCTGAAACGCGCCCGGGGCGAAAGATGGGCCATGTGACGGTGCTCGCGGCAAGCGATGAAGTATTGATGCAAAAAGTCGAAAAAATTAAATCGTATGCGGAGGTAAGTGCTCGTGGCTAA
- a CDS encoding glutamine--tRNA ligase/YqeY domain fusion protein, with product MSDTPAAANFIKNIITEDVSNGKNGGKVATRFPPEPNGYLHLGHVKSICLNFGMAEDFKGHCNLRFDDTNPAKEDVEYMDAIKKDVQWLGFEWANLHHASDYFAQLLDYAYQLIDKGLAYVDSQDGETIRSQRGTLTEPGTNSPYRERSVEENRKLFDDMVAGKYADGEHVLRAKIDMAAPNINLRDPVIYRIRHLAHFHAGDQWKVYPMYDYTHCLSDMIEGITHSLCTLEFEDHRPLYDWYLDALDTPCHPQQIEFSRLNLEYTVLSKRRLIQLVTEGHVNGWDDPRMPTVAGLRRRGISPKALRDFCRSIGISKADGTVAMSHFESVIRDDLNQNAARRMVVLDPIKVTITTLNEGHEQMLTLPNHPQNPEMGEREVPFSNVLYIEREDYSDNPPKKWKRLAEGQAVRLRGSYVITCNEVIRDEKGNVTELKCSHDPATLGKNPEGYKPNGVIHWVSAAHAKDAEVRQYGLLFNQPNPMAADHFLDTLNPDSLTILDNAKAEPAAAEDAGTVYQFERQGYYTIDPDSTDSKLVFNLTVALRDSWK from the coding sequence ATGAGCGATACCCCCGCAGCAGCCAATTTCATTAAAAACATCATCACAGAAGACGTCAGTAACGGTAAGAATGGCGGCAAAGTCGCCACTCGCTTTCCACCGGAGCCTAACGGCTACCTGCACCTAGGCCACGTTAAATCCATATGCCTTAACTTTGGTATGGCAGAAGACTTCAAAGGCCACTGCAACCTGCGCTTTGACGACACCAACCCCGCCAAGGAAGACGTCGAGTATATGGACGCGATCAAAAAAGACGTCCAATGGCTCGGCTTTGAATGGGCGAACCTGCACCACGCATCTGACTATTTCGCACAACTGCTCGACTACGCCTATCAGCTGATTGACAAAGGCCTTGCTTATGTCGATTCACAGGACGGCGAAACCATCCGCAGCCAACGTGGCACCCTCACTGAGCCCGGCACTAACAGCCCCTACCGCGAACGCAGTGTCGAAGAAAACCGCAAGCTGTTTGACGACATGGTCGCTGGAAAATACGCCGATGGCGAGCACGTCCTGCGCGCCAAAATCGACATGGCTGCACCAAATATCAACCTGCGTGACCCCGTCATTTACCGCATCCGCCACCTTGCGCACTTCCATGCTGGCGACCAGTGGAAAGTCTACCCAATGTATGACTACACCCACTGCCTATCGGATATGATCGAAGGCATCACCCACTCATTGTGCACCCTCGAATTTGAAGACCACCGCCCACTCTACGACTGGTATCTCGACGCACTCGATACCCCGTGCCATCCACAGCAGATCGAGTTCTCGCGCCTCAACCTCGAATATACCGTTCTTTCCAAGCGCCGCTTGATCCAACTGGTCACCGAAGGCCATGTCAACGGCTGGGACGACCCGCGTATGCCAACTGTTGCCGGTCTGCGCCGCCGCGGCATTAGCCCCAAAGCGTTGCGTGATTTCTGTCGCTCAATCGGCATCAGCAAAGCCGATGGCACCGTTGCCATGAGCCACTTTGAATCAGTGATCCGTGACGACCTCAACCAAAATGCTGCACGCCGCATGGTCGTCCTTGACCCAATCAAAGTCACCATCACCACACTCAATGAAGGCCACGAGCAAATGCTCACCCTGCCCAACCATCCGCAAAACCCGGAGATGGGCGAACGTGAAGTCCCATTCTCAAACGTCCTTTACATCGAGCGTGAAGACTACAGCGATAATCCACCAAAAAAATGGAAGCGCCTCGCCGAAGGGCAAGCCGTACGCCTACGCGGCAGCTACGTCATCACCTGTAATGAAGTCATCCGCGACGAAAAAGGCAACGTCACTGAACTCAAGTGTAGCCACGATCCGGCCACTCTTGGCAAAAACCCCGAAGGCTATAAGCCTAACGGCGTTATTCACTGGGTCAGCGCCGCACACGCCAAAGATGCTGAAGTACGCCAATACGGATTACTGTTCAATCAGCCCAACCCAATGGCAGCCGACCACTTCCTTGATACGCTCAACCCGGACTCGCTGACCATCCTCGACAACGCCAAAGCCGAACCGGCTGCTGCGGAAGATGCCGGCACTGTCTATCAATTCGAGCGTCAGGGCTACTACACCATCGACCCGGACAGTACAGACAGCAAACTGGTCTTCAACCTCACAGTTGCCCTACGCGACAGCTGGAAGTAA
- a CDS encoding OsmC family protein has translation MSNTATIQYTGNLHTDATHNQSGTVISTDAPTDNGGKGEAFSPTDLVASALASCALTIMGLKAASLGIEFNDVRAEVQKTMAANPRRISAISIAFHINHDYPQDVRTKLEAAAHACPVAHSLSADLEQTFTFHYA, from the coding sequence ATGTCTAACACAGCTACTATTCAATACACTGGCAACCTCCACACAGATGCCACCCACAATCAAAGTGGCACCGTCATCTCAACCGACGCACCGACAGACAATGGCGGTAAGGGCGAAGCCTTTTCCCCAACAGACCTCGTTGCCAGCGCCTTGGCAAGCTGCGCATTGACCATCATGGGCCTGAAAGCTGCTTCACTCGGCATCGAGTTCAACGACGTCCGCGCCGAAGTGCAAAAAACCATGGCGGCCAATCCACGCCGAATTAGTGCAATCAGCATTGCATTCCACATCAATCACGACTATCCGCAGGACGTTCGCACCAAACTTGAAGCTGCTGCTCATGCCTGCCCGGTCGCACACAGCCTGAGTGCAGACCTCGAGCAAACTTTCACATTCCACTACGCCTAA
- the purE gene encoding 5-(carboxyamino)imidazole ribonucleotide mutase: MAKVGIVMGSDSDLRVMDDAIAVCRQFDVEYEVTIVSAHRTPERLIDYGRTAADRGLQVIIAGAGGAAHLPGMLASLTPLPVIGVPVLSSNSIDGWDSVLSILQMPGGVPVATVALDGAKNAGLLAVRMLGISDETLRGRMAAYQDEMNAMVLEKAEGLKDKYPCDY, translated from the coding sequence GTGGCTAAAGTAGGGATTGTGATGGGGAGCGACAGCGATCTGCGCGTCATGGATGATGCTATTGCTGTATGTCGCCAGTTTGACGTGGAGTATGAAGTCACCATCGTTTCGGCGCACCGCACCCCAGAGCGCTTGATTGATTATGGTCGTACTGCGGCAGATCGTGGATTACAAGTGATTATTGCCGGCGCCGGTGGTGCAGCGCATTTGCCGGGTATGCTTGCTTCATTGACGCCGTTGCCGGTGATTGGCGTGCCGGTGCTTTCGAGCAACTCAATTGACGGCTGGGATTCTGTGCTTTCTATTTTGCAAATGCCGGGTGGTGTGCCAGTTGCGACTGTCGCATTGGACGGGGCAAAAAATGCCGGATTGCTCGCAGTGCGTATGCTCGGCATAAGTGATGAAACTCTACGTGGTCGTATGGCGGCGTATCAGGACGAAATGAATGCGATGGTGCTGGAAAAAGCCGAAGGGCTGAAAGATAAATATCCCTGCGATTATTGA
- the asd gene encoding archaetidylserine decarboxylase (Phosphatidylserine decarboxylase is synthesized as a single chain precursor. Generation of the pyruvoyl active site from a Ser is coupled to cleavage of a Gly-Ser bond between the larger (beta) and smaller (alpha chains). It is an integral membrane protein.) has product MNTTLYKLIPRRMMSAAMYRLARVTHPTLKNRIISTYMRITGADTSFAAEKDPHAYTSLNDFFTRALADGARPIDADPAHLVSPVDGRCAIHENLQADTMLQAKGMPYSAAQLLGSESWAAPFINGTTATLYLAPDDYHRIHIPCDATLTEMRFCPGDKHSVALSLLDKIPNIFAGNERVVCMFDTEFGRMALVMVGALNVSSIATVWHGDVLNAANNTYDYRNQPRSFKKGDEIGRFNLGSTVILLFEPNRINWSDAALNKADKIHMGEMIASRHE; this is encoded by the coding sequence ATGAATACGACCCTATACAAACTGATACCGCGGCGCATGATGAGCGCTGCCATGTACCGCCTTGCGCGCGTAACCCATCCTACCCTTAAAAACCGCATTATATCGACATACATGCGGATTACCGGTGCAGATACCAGCTTTGCCGCTGAAAAAGATCCGCACGCTTACACAAGCCTGAACGACTTTTTCACCCGTGCGTTAGCCGATGGAGCACGCCCGATAGACGCTGATCCAGCACACCTCGTCAGCCCCGTAGATGGGCGCTGCGCTATCCATGAAAATCTGCAAGCAGACACCATGCTGCAAGCCAAAGGCATGCCGTATTCAGCGGCACAACTGCTCGGCAGCGAATCGTGGGCCGCGCCTTTTATCAATGGCACCACCGCCACTCTCTATCTCGCCCCAGATGACTACCACCGCATCCACATCCCCTGCGATGCTACCCTCACAGAGATGCGCTTTTGCCCCGGTGACAAGCACAGCGTCGCCCTCTCACTGCTCGACAAAATCCCCAATATCTTTGCTGGCAACGAGCGCGTCGTTTGCATGTTTGATACCGAATTTGGGCGCATGGCGCTGGTCATGGTCGGCGCTCTGAACGTCAGCAGTATTGCCACCGTCTGGCATGGTGACGTACTCAACGCCGCCAACAATACCTATGACTACCGCAACCAGCCGCGCAGCTTCAAAAAAGGTGATGAAATTGGCCGCTTTAACCTCGGCTCGACCGTCATCCTGCTGTTTGAACCAAACAGGATTAACTGGTCTGATGCCGCGCTGAACAAAGCCGACAAAATCCACATGGGCGAAATGATTGCGAGCCGCCATGAGTAG
- a CDS encoding transglycosylase SLT domain-containing protein — MLALLLIGCGSQPDSQPEKVALNDAAKGAFYPYRDARFAREQQPSVAQQDDACALLAARPHWREALQELRHNWQIEPWYVLAFMYQESRFNPTAMSKSQAYGLAQVKEPTWEWYELKRGRVNTSRERFDDATDFMGWYAHQNRIRNGIELNDVRNQYLAYHEGLGGYEQASFIGKPWLLTVTDKVVDRAMMYQAQLFTCPL, encoded by the coding sequence ATGCTGGCATTACTGTTGATTGGCTGTGGCAGTCAGCCTGATTCACAGCCAGAAAAGGTTGCATTGAACGATGCGGCAAAAGGCGCATTTTATCCGTACCGTGATGCGCGTTTTGCGCGTGAACAGCAGCCGTCAGTAGCGCAGCAGGATGATGCTTGTGCCTTGCTTGCGGCTCGTCCGCATTGGCGTGAGGCTTTGCAGGAGCTGCGCCACAATTGGCAAATTGAGCCGTGGTATGTACTGGCGTTTATGTATCAGGAGTCGCGCTTTAACCCGACTGCAATGAGTAAATCGCAAGCGTATGGGCTGGCGCAGGTGAAAGAACCGACGTGGGAATGGTATGAGCTGAAACGCGGACGGGTTAATACCTCGCGTGAGCGCTTTGACGACGCGACCGATTTTATGGGCTGGTATGCGCACCAGAACCGCATCCGCAACGGTATTGAGCTCAATGACGTGCGCAATCAATATCTCGCTTACCACGAAGGATTGGGTGGCTATGAGCAGGCGAGCTTTATCGGCAAACCGTGGTTACTGACGGTGACGGATAAAGTGGTTGATCGTGCGATGATGTATCAGGCGCAGCTCTTTACCTGCCCTTTATAA
- a CDS encoding shikimate kinase yields MTPNRKIVLIGPMGAGKTSLGKRLASKLRWRFVDTDHALCERTGVDIPTIFETEGEDGFRRREEGILAEVLSEPHDCIVACGGGIVLSALNRRLIAQQRYVVFLDVSVERQMQRIGSDKRRPLTQVPNVAERLQQLRDERLGLYEGLADYRLDTDANFFSLSFKKLLTRVNEELQREGL; encoded by the coding sequence ATGACGCCGAATAGAAAAATAGTGTTAATTGGCCCTATGGGGGCCGGGAAGACGTCGCTCGGAAAACGCTTGGCGAGTAAATTGCGCTGGCGCTTTGTCGATACCGATCATGCACTGTGTGAGCGTACTGGTGTCGATATTCCGACGATTTTTGAAACGGAAGGGGAAGATGGCTTTCGTCGCCGTGAAGAAGGTATCCTCGCTGAAGTGCTGAGTGAACCGCACGACTGCATTGTCGCCTGTGGTGGTGGGATCGTGCTCAGTGCACTGAATCGCCGCTTGATTGCCCAGCAGCGCTATGTGGTGTTTCTCGATGTTTCGGTCGAGAGGCAGATGCAGCGTATCGGGTCAGACAAGCGACGCCCACTGACGCAGGTACCGAATGTCGCAGAGCGCTTGCAACAGCTGCGTGATGAACGGCTCGGCTTGTATGAAGGGCTGGCAGATTACCGCCTTGATACCGACGCGAATTTCTTCTCGCTGTCGTTTAAAAAACTACTGACCAGAGTGAATGAAGAATTGCAGCGTGAAGGGCTGTAG
- the rnhA gene encoding ribonuclease HI codes for MSSSSKDQALNIYTDGACKGNPGIGGWGVLMQFGKHEKTLCGAEAHTTNNRMELQAAIEALKAIKRPCKIILTTDSVYVKNGITQWLHSWKKNGWKTAQKKPVQNVELWQELDSLAAQYDIDWQWVKGHSGHPGNEVADQLANQAIKELREQQG; via the coding sequence ATGAGTAGCTCCAGTAAAGATCAGGCACTCAACATCTACACAGATGGCGCATGCAAAGGCAACCCCGGCATTGGCGGCTGGGGTGTGCTGATGCAATTTGGCAAACACGAGAAAACCCTCTGTGGCGCAGAAGCACACACCACCAACAACCGCATGGAACTACAAGCAGCGATCGAAGCACTCAAAGCGATAAAAAGGCCGTGCAAAATCATCCTCACCACCGACTCGGTGTACGTCAAAAACGGCATCACCCAATGGCTGCACTCGTGGAAAAAGAACGGCTGGAAAACCGCACAGAAAAAGCCGGTGCAAAATGTCGAACTGTGGCAAGAACTCGATAGCCTCGCTGCACAGTACGACATCGACTGGCAATGGGTCAAAGGCCACAGCGGTCATCCCGGCAATGAGGTCGCCGACCAGCTCGCCAATCAGGCGATCAAGGAACTGCGTGAGCAACAAGGCTAA
- a CDS encoding L-threonylcarbamoyladenylate synthase yields MYWPQDHAEVSAALRDGAVIAYPTEGVFGIGGDAANPAVATEVLRLKKGRDVGKGMVVVVSDWSQCAGWVDGLSAADFTGLDAASATRATTFILPASDQVPQGVRHRDGGIAIRRSSHPVVRALCACLGRPIISTSANLPGELPARSVAEVQAIFPDMMVIDAPLGDAMRPSRIVDWRSGQVLRD; encoded by the coding sequence ATGTATTGGCCTCAAGATCACGCTGAGGTATCGGCGGCACTGCGTGATGGGGCAGTCATCGCTTATCCGACTGAAGGTGTATTTGGTATCGGTGGTGATGCTGCTAATCCGGCTGTGGCCACTGAGGTATTGCGCTTGAAAAAAGGGCGTGATGTGGGTAAAGGGATGGTTGTGGTGGTGAGTGATTGGTCGCAGTGCGCTGGCTGGGTGGACGGCCTAAGCGCAGCTGATTTTACTGGATTGGACGCGGCATCGGCGACCCGCGCAACGACGTTTATTCTGCCGGCCAGTGATCAAGTGCCACAAGGTGTGCGCCATCGTGACGGTGGTATTGCCATTCGCCGCAGTTCGCATCCGGTTGTGCGTGCTTTATGCGCTTGCTTGGGGCGGCCAATCATTTCGACTTCGGCCAATTTGCCCGGTGAATTACCAGCGCGTAGTGTCGCAGAAGTGCAAGCCATTTTCCCGGATATGATGGTGATTGATGCTCCGCTTGGTGATGCTATGCGCCCGAGTCGGATTGTCGATTGGCGTAGTGGACAGGTTCTGCGCGACTAA